In a single window of the Methanofollis ethanolicus genome:
- the cas7d gene encoding type I-D CRISPR-associated protein Cas7/Csc2 produces the protein MSEDAIQKFGATIKDYILEKPEKRPKNRYVNLLVLRELLSAARFTTDGTEANSAVIRIGETEETVGKLFGRKQVASDRRTAKAVQRALITDEMKKKKADWDGCSMEVTKMCQKCPECALFGSAASEGAVSMTSRVMYDEAYTIRSLSTVVEEFFQNAPGDAYVKNATSGIREPDFFKEGVLIPCVVTLKDVTLEEVLFFMNITDRNSRYGATGTRFGKVRNHILGVYAGGREGPSSLEVTREIILALAGTSDQEAIQKVMSADTLDLEKVKAAAVTGYEDLASRHRITSIKVDEAATAEVLDAIKEDSEVASLLTTQLGKLDDYLDVPKK, from the coding sequence ATGAGCGAAGATGCGATCCAGAAATTTGGTGCAACGATCAAGGACTACATTCTTGAAAAACCCGAGAAGAGGCCGAAGAACCGGTACGTGAACCTTCTGGTCCTCCGGGAACTGCTCTCGGCGGCACGGTTCACCACCGACGGCACCGAGGCAAACTCGGCAGTCATCCGCATCGGGGAAACCGAGGAGACGGTCGGGAAACTCTTCGGTCGTAAGCAGGTGGCGAGCGACCGCCGCACTGCAAAGGCGGTTCAGCGGGCCCTGATCACCGACGAGATGAAGAAGAAAAAGGCTGACTGGGACGGGTGCTCGATGGAAGTGACAAAGATGTGCCAGAAGTGCCCGGAGTGTGCTCTCTTTGGCAGCGCCGCATCTGAAGGTGCTGTCAGCATGACATCCCGCGTCATGTACGACGAAGCGTACACGATCCGGTCCCTGAGTACGGTTGTCGAGGAGTTCTTCCAGAACGCACCCGGTGACGCCTACGTGAAGAACGCAACATCTGGAATCCGTGAGCCCGACTTCTTCAAAGAGGGCGTGCTCATCCCCTGTGTGGTGACTCTCAAAGACGTCACTCTTGAGGAAGTGCTCTTCTTCATGAACATAACAGACCGGAACTCCCGGTACGGCGCCACGGGGACACGCTTCGGGAAGGTCAGGAACCACATCCTCGGTGTCTACGCAGGCGGACGGGAAGGGCCGTCGAGTCTTGAGGTGACGCGCGAGATCATCCTTGCCCTCGCCGGCACGTCTGATCAGGAGGCGATCCAGAAGGTGATGTCCGCCGATACGCTGGACCTTGAAAAAGTAAAGGCGGCGGCGGTCACGGGCTATGAAGACCTTGCATCCCGCCACCGGATCACCTCCATAAAGGTCGACGAAGCGGCGACCGCGGAGGTCCTCGACGCAATCAAGGAGGACTCGGAGGTTGCATCCCTGCTCACGACCCAGCTTGGAAAACTGGACGACTATCTTGACGTGCCCAAGAAGTGA
- the cas5d gene encoding type I-D CRISPR-associated protein Cas5/Csc1 translates to MSATVAPTPLAAKQDMQVYEGVLELMGELFFATLEPGNRYVTKPLILNTALYYALGYARGSYVNGATGRRSKRQQPTYVEDTAAFADEIYVSVARPITPLRFTTENANARGDDYVQRNQPEKQMNSPTGKIGTRKQIQPGAKFRFFVLAFNGAVPDLPVYVRVGKKRTKALIEWNRLPVRRHAGSFLMNHPVLVDDLVSMPIGDIRFSRMIPFDVIEQGRFEGPYCAFTCTDGEEVCLPADLQFLRRWRA, encoded by the coding sequence ATGTCCGCGACTGTCGCACCCACGCCGCTGGCGGCGAAGCAGGACATGCAGGTCTACGAGGGTGTGCTGGAGCTCATGGGTGAGCTCTTCTTTGCCACCCTTGAACCCGGCAACCGGTACGTGACAAAGCCCCTGATCCTGAACACGGCGCTCTACTACGCCCTGGGATATGCCCGGGGTTCCTATGTAAACGGGGCGACGGGTCGGCGGTCGAAGAGGCAACAGCCGACCTATGTCGAGGACACGGCGGCGTTTGCCGACGAGATCTATGTCTCGGTCGCCCGGCCGATCACCCCTCTCAGGTTCACCACCGAGAATGCCAATGCTCGTGGCGACGATTACGTCCAGCGCAACCAGCCTGAAAAGCAGATGAACTCACCGACAGGGAAGATCGGGACGCGGAAGCAGATCCAGCCCGGTGCAAAGTTCCGCTTCTTTGTCCTGGCATTCAACGGCGCAGTCCCGGACCTGCCGGTCTATGTGCGGGTCGGGAAAAAACGAACCAAGGCCCTGATCGAGTGGAACCGTCTGCCGGTCAGGCGGCATGCCGGATCATTCCTGATGAACCATCCGGTCCTTGTCGACGACCTGGTCAGTATGCCGATCGGAGACATCCGTTTCTCCCGGATGATCCCGTTCGACGTGATCGAGCAGGGGCGGTTTGAAGGACCGTATTGTGCGTTCACCTGCACCGATGGTGAGGAGGTCTGTCTTCCGGCCGACCTGCAGTTCCTCCGGCGGTGGCGGGCATGA
- the cas3 gene encoding type I-D CRISPR-associated helicase Cas3' produces MIVEGLSLPRYDAEPLVGDMPPFGHQVIARETIGTQDEYYLALTAPTGSGKTNAWAVPALTGDRLGVILALYPTNALARDQYRSLCRLRDRLNPSKPIEYLDAEQLGLRRDEYDYRITKGDVLEQIVRTMTRSGGVIVTNPDIFIYGLKGYFSNCYLASFLRNTVSTVVFDEFHLFDLKQTDMILFLLHEISFYDSARMKRFLFLSATPNERALAKIRDVMHGNLVVAGPRCDLPVADEVPVMPEVDLRFVRGTRFGVGEAILADIDRFLEFCEGCRTAVILDSPAEVWMVADFLREHTDLRVCEMSGYHRGSMDEPFDVLVGNKAVEVGIDFKGETAIQRLIFSAHNLSEFLQRFGRLRNPEPGIAYRAVCYAPRETVDHFSSVERVSRSDLEAGLRMTMRDPRVAQSFSWRYGYLEAWEYLCRHVSGIGAREARAKIKGAYPPLTGGVPTDQQDEVKHRGLGLLYYHYFVGSGISPEEMLRLPGLVPLENYTQDDLPLLDLIDELVSFRGKGMDLAYLNTTDGSSGTYDLFFLLRWTDLEVVTREEFLRALPEDRRSWGHEISGRVAGYVFVRGRVESPRTVKMEGATFREMEVLVDQDRVPRVVCGIGPYVRSRDPAVPVLDITALNTAIRNKGVFCRYFAHNGYVAKELFGLDDYLKLVPFKGGSLALDLDALYADCAAFEHQVR; encoded by the coding sequence ATGATCGTCGAGGGGCTTTCCCTGCCGCGATATGATGCAGAACCGCTGGTCGGGGATATGCCTCCCTTCGGTCATCAGGTGATTGCCCGGGAGACCATCGGGACGCAGGACGAATATTATCTTGCGCTTACGGCCCCAACAGGATCTGGAAAGACCAATGCATGGGCCGTGCCCGCCCTTACCGGCGACCGCCTCGGTGTGATCCTTGCCCTGTACCCGACCAACGCCCTGGCCCGGGACCAGTACAGGTCTCTCTGCCGTCTCCGGGACCGCCTGAACCCCTCGAAGCCCATAGAGTACCTTGACGCCGAACAACTTGGCCTGAGAAGGGACGAGTATGACTACCGGATCACGAAGGGCGATGTGCTGGAGCAGATCGTCAGGACTATGACGCGGTCGGGCGGTGTCATCGTCACCAACCCTGACATCTTTATCTACGGGTTGAAGGGCTACTTTTCCAACTGTTATCTCGCTTCGTTCCTGAGGAACACAGTTTCGACGGTGGTCTTCGATGAGTTCCATCTCTTCGACCTCAAACAGACCGACATGATCCTCTTTCTCCTCCATGAGATCTCGTTCTACGATTCGGCACGGATGAAGCGTTTTCTCTTCCTCTCGGCGACTCCGAACGAGCGTGCTCTTGCCAAAATCCGGGATGTCATGCATGGCAACCTTGTGGTCGCCGGGCCGCGGTGCGATCTGCCTGTCGCCGATGAGGTGCCGGTGATGCCCGAGGTGGACCTCCGCTTTGTCCGGGGAACGAGGTTTGGCGTGGGGGAGGCGATCCTTGCAGATATCGATCGTTTCCTGGAGTTCTGCGAGGGGTGCAGGACAGCGGTCATCCTGGACAGCCCTGCGGAAGTCTGGATGGTGGCCGACTTCCTGCGGGAGCATACTGATCTTCGCGTCTGCGAGATGAGCGGATACCACAGGGGTTCGATGGACGAACCTTTCGATGTGCTTGTCGGGAACAAGGCGGTCGAGGTCGGGATCGACTTCAAGGGGGAGACGGCGATTCAGCGCCTGATCTTCTCTGCGCACAACCTCAGTGAGTTCCTGCAGAGGTTCGGCCGGCTCAGGAACCCTGAGCCCGGGATCGCCTACCGGGCGGTCTGCTATGCCCCGCGCGAGACGGTCGACCACTTCTCGTCGGTAGAGCGGGTGTCGAGGTCAGACCTTGAGGCCGGGCTCCGTATGACGATGCGGGACCCGAGGGTGGCGCAGAGTTTCAGCTGGCGCTACGGGTACCTGGAGGCCTGGGAGTATCTCTGTAGACACGTATCCGGCATCGGGGCCCGGGAGGCCAGAGCAAAGATCAAAGGCGCGTATCCTCCTCTCACCGGCGGCGTGCCAACAGATCAGCAAGACGAAGTGAAGCATCGGGGACTTGGTCTCCTCTACTACCATTATTTCGTCGGTTCCGGGATCTCTCCAGAGGAGATGCTCCGGCTTCCCGGCCTTGTACCGCTTGAGAACTACACGCAGGACGATCTCCCCCTCCTCGACCTGATCGATGAACTGGTCAGTTTCCGGGGGAAAGGGATGGACCTTGCCTATCTCAACACGACTGACGGGAGTTCCGGGACCTACGACCTCTTCTTCCTGCTCCGCTGGACAGACCTGGAGGTCGTGACTCGCGAGGAGTTCCTGCGGGCTCTTCCAGAGGATCGCCGGTCATGGGGCCACGAGATCTCGGGGCGGGTAGCGGGGTATGTCTTTGTCCGCGGCAGGGTCGAGAGCCCAAGGACGGTGAAGATGGAGGGGGCGACGTTCCGGGAGATGGAGGTGCTTGTTGATCAGGACCGCGTGCCGCGGGTCGTCTGCGGCATCGGACCCTATGTCCGGAGCCGCGATCCCGCAGTCCCTGTCCTCGACATCACGGCCTTAAATACGGCAATCCGGAATAAGGGGGTGTTCTGTCGGTACTTCGCCCACAATGGGTATGTTGCCAAGGAACTCTTCGGCCTTGACGACTATCTCAAACTGGTCCCGTTCAAGGGCGGGAGCCTCGCTCTCGATCTTGATGCACTGTATGCCGACTGTGCCGCCTTCGAGCATCAGGTCCGGTGA
- the cas4 gene encoding CRISPR-associated protein Cas4 has translation MLGDLVNISDLNQFLYCPRRLYYLMFYQTQGLNFYLADGRALHNRQSRRGGWYREVYLRSEALHMHGKIDVVERAGDVIVPVERKHGSRYYENDLVQLAAYAMLLEEYLGERVPAGYLYLYETNDRYLIEISDLLRERVRTTVEAIRSMRVDEVPAFSENPNKCRKCSAVTYCMPYEARLLEEV, from the coding sequence ATGTTAGGTGATCTCGTCAACATCTCAGACCTGAACCAGTTCCTCTACTGCCCGCGTCGCCTCTACTACCTGATGTTCTACCAGACGCAGGGGTTGAACTTTTACCTTGCCGACGGCCGGGCCCTCCACAACCGTCAGAGTCGGCGGGGCGGGTGGTATCGGGAGGTCTATCTCCGCTCCGAGGCCCTCCACATGCACGGGAAGATCGACGTCGTCGAGCGTGCCGGTGATGTCATTGTCCCGGTGGAACGCAAGCACGGGTCGAGGTACTATGAGAATGACCTGGTCCAGCTGGCGGCGTATGCCATGCTGCTGGAGGAGTACCTGGGGGAACGGGTGCCTGCGGGGTACCTGTACCTCTACGAGACCAATGACCGGTACCTGATCGAGATCTCCGACCTGCTCAGGGAGAGGGTGAGGACGACGGTCGAGGCGATACGGTCCATGAGAGTCGATGAGGTCCCGGCGTTCTCGGAGAACCCGAATAAATGCCGGAAGTGCAGTGCGGTCACCTACTGTATGCCCTACGAGGCCCGCCTGCTGGAGGAGGTGTAA
- the cas1d gene encoding type I-D CRISPR-associated endonuclease Cas1d yields MPESDRAIEGAEAFRVVRASEGMFDDDVIYVSAQKSRVRAEGGRITVTPWGEKEVLASFPMEKVRTINVFGSVSVSSSVLTKCQENGMAVNYFTYYGRYEGSFVPVHNTIAGVRRHQYGCTGNRALRIARAMIGGKIRNSRTLLSRKHVPPSARLKELEQSAGGAKNMGALRSVEGEAAGIYFASLNECLIEGWTFEKRTRRPPEDHINALLSLTYSMVLNEVISALRQYNLDPFLGVMHTDRHGRPALALDLLEEFRPIFCDAFALRLVNQRVLTHDDFKEDNHLKDASFKKYLSQYDSYMKEEFRHPHFKYQVSRRRAIIMQAILLRKAITGEMKVYHPLVFMR; encoded by the coding sequence ATGCCCGAGTCAGATCGTGCGATCGAGGGTGCCGAGGCATTCAGGGTGGTGCGGGCGTCGGAGGGTATGTTTGATGACGACGTGATCTATGTCTCGGCACAGAAGAGCCGTGTCCGGGCGGAGGGCGGCAGGATCACGGTCACGCCCTGGGGCGAGAAGGAGGTTCTGGCCTCTTTTCCCATGGAGAAGGTGAGGACGATCAATGTCTTCGGGAGCGTGTCGGTCTCCTCCTCGGTCCTCACGAAGTGCCAGGAAAATGGCATGGCGGTGAACTACTTCACCTATTATGGGCGGTACGAGGGGAGTTTTGTCCCGGTACATAATACGATTGCCGGGGTCCGCCGCCACCAGTACGGCTGCACCGGTAACCGGGCCCTCAGGATTGCCCGTGCCATGATCGGCGGCAAGATCCGGAACTCACGGACTCTCCTCTCCAGAAAGCATGTCCCTCCTTCTGCCAGGCTGAAGGAACTGGAGCAGAGCGCCGGAGGTGCGAAGAACATGGGTGCGCTTCGCAGTGTCGAGGGTGAGGCGGCCGGCATCTACTTTGCGTCCCTGAACGAGTGCCTGATCGAGGGCTGGACTTTTGAAAAAAGAACACGGAGGCCTCCGGAGGATCATATCAATGCCCTCCTTTCTCTGACCTATTCCATGGTCCTGAACGAGGTCATCTCGGCTCTCCGGCAGTATAACCTCGATCCTTTCCTTGGCGTGATGCATACGGATCGCCATGGGAGGCCGGCTCTCGCCCTGGACCTCCTTGAGGAGTTCAGGCCGATCTTTTGCGACGCCTTTGCCCTGAGGCTGGTGAACCAGAGGGTTCTCACGCATGATGATTTCAAGGAGGACAACCACCTGAAAGACGCGTCCTTTAAAAAATACCTCTCCCAGTATGACTCATATATGAAGGAGGAGTTCAGGCATCCGCATTTCAAGTACCAGGTGTCCCGGAGGCGTGCGATAATCATGCAGGCGATCCTCCTCAGGAAAGCGATTACCGGAGAGATGAAAGTGTATCATCCCCTGGTGTTCATGAGGTGA
- the cas2 gene encoding CRISPR-associated endonuclease Cas2 — protein sequence MGVRLVVTYDISKDKVRNRVFRILEGYGAWKQYSIFELEVTDVQRVQMEEKIRCVIEPHDRVRIYELCARCIGKITDLGERSPESLSNVV from the coding sequence ATGGGTGTGCGGCTGGTGGTGACCTATGATATTTCCAAGGATAAGGTTCGGAATCGGGTGTTCCGGATTCTTGAGGGGTATGGTGCGTGGAAGCAGTACAGCATCTTTGAACTTGAGGTCACTGACGTTCAGAGGGTTCAGATGGAGGAAAAGATCAGGTGTGTCATTGAACCTCATGACAGGGTACGGATCTATGAGTTGTGCGCCCGCTGTATCGGAAAGATAACGGATCTCGGGGAGCGGTCGCCGGAGTCGCTCTCCAATGTGGTGTAG
- a CDS encoding pyrroline-5-carboxylate reductase family protein translates to MTQIGIIGTGSMGGMLVRSFVGSGAARPDAILASNRTAAKLQALAVETGIGIGRDNREVAGHADVVFLCVRPSEVKDVLRELEDKLSPEKLLVSIAAGVLLEDLQAWTEARVVRVIPALTSEVLKGASLVAFGDRATPSDRETVLSLLNAIGRAVEVEEEDFEALTLLTSCGPAFIAALMEELAGAAVRQGGVRPDLADLLVKETLIGTAGLLEESDVGRLIARVATPGGITEKGVAVIRERGPGMFDEMMRAALGEEE, encoded by the coding sequence ATGACGCAGATCGGCATCATCGGGACGGGCAGCATGGGGGGCATGCTCGTCAGGTCATTCGTCGGGAGCGGGGCCGCGAGGCCGGACGCGATCCTCGCGTCCAACCGCACGGCAGCGAAACTCCAGGCTCTCGCCGTGGAGACAGGCATCGGCATCGGCAGGGACAACAGGGAGGTGGCCGGGCATGCGGACGTGGTCTTCCTCTGTGTCCGGCCTTCCGAGGTGAAGGACGTCCTTCGTGAACTGGAAGACAAACTCTCGCCGGAGAAATTGCTCGTCTCTATCGCTGCCGGCGTCCTGCTGGAGGACCTCCAGGCATGGACAGAGGCGCGGGTGGTGCGGGTGATCCCGGCCCTCACCTCCGAGGTGCTGAAGGGGGCCTCCCTGGTGGCCTTCGGCGACCGGGCGACGCCTTCAGACAGGGAGACCGTCCTCTCCCTCCTGAACGCGATCGGCCGGGCAGTTGAGGTGGAAGAGGAGGACTTCGAGGCCCTCACCCTCCTCACCAGTTGTGGTCCGGCGTTCATCGCCGCACTGATGGAGGAACTGGCGGGGGCGGCAGTGCGGCAGGGCGGGGTGCGGCCCGACCTTGCCGACCTCCTCGTGAAGGAGACCTTGATCGGGACGGCAGGTCTCCTCGAAGAGAGTGACGTCGGCCGCCTGATCGCCCGCGTGGCGACGCCGGGCGGGATCACGGAGAAGGGCGTGGCGGTGATCCGGGAGAGGGGGCCGGGGATGTTTGATGAGATGATGAGGGCGGCGCTCGGGGAAGAGGAGTGA
- a CDS encoding PAS domain-containing protein, which produces MSIPVFYKDTREVYLGCNNAFAVFCGIHTEDIIGKTVYELFPPEMADTYHFRDAELFARPGTQQYETVFRSQDGIIHRVVFYKATYTDDQGDVCGLVGLVLDITEQREAEESLRRSEEKFRALFETMTLGVVYQDTAGRIVDANQAAEKILGLSQECLLGKRLTDPCWQARRTGTSRLEAAKNRELIGIRDPVSGEERWVMASTMPVAENSPEQPYSCFTTLEDQTLEKQAERALKQSEAEKALILNSLDETMIYLDLDCRTIWINDAAARQLETTREEMLGRCCYDIVWKREEMCPWCRIPRVIASGKPASDTVTLANGRTLQMTTYPVLDGRGNLIGYLEKGLDITGITKTQRTLEEFNKKLNLLSSITRHDILNQVMALMFYADEIEAGIPAGSPVAALVGKVKDATTHIERQIAFARDYEALGVHGGEWQSISKLLERASRVIPSDIRYSSSVSDLEVFADPLLEKVFYNIFENALSHGGHVTAITVSFVAGESPGTLVIEDDGVGIPEKEKARVFQKGVGTKTGLGLFLSKEVLGITGITIAETGREGEGARFEIRVPGGAYRIHGA; this is translated from the coding sequence ATCAGCATCCCTGTTTTCTATAAGGACACCAGAGAGGTGTATCTGGGGTGTAATAATGCATTTGCCGTTTTTTGTGGCATCCATACAGAGGACATTATTGGAAAAACCGTATACGAACTTTTCCCGCCAGAAATGGCCGACACCTACCATTTCAGGGATGCCGAACTCTTTGCACGACCCGGGACCCAGCAGTACGAAACAGTCTTCCGGTCACAGGACGGCATCATCCACCGCGTCGTCTTCTACAAGGCGACATATACCGACGACCAGGGAGACGTCTGCGGACTGGTCGGCCTTGTCCTTGACATCACCGAACAGAGGGAGGCAGAGGAGAGTCTCCGCCGATCAGAAGAAAAATTCAGGGCGCTCTTCGAGACCATGACACTGGGCGTGGTCTACCAGGACACGGCAGGACGGATCGTCGATGCCAACCAGGCCGCAGAAAAAATTCTGGGCCTGAGCCAGGAATGCCTGCTCGGGAAGAGACTGACCGATCCCTGCTGGCAGGCGAGACGTACCGGGACCTCACGCCTTGAGGCAGCAAAAAACAGGGAACTGATCGGGATCAGAGACCCCGTCTCCGGCGAAGAGCGCTGGGTCATGGCCTCCACCATGCCTGTTGCAGAAAACAGCCCGGAACAACCGTACTCCTGCTTTACCACCCTGGAAGATCAGACCCTGGAGAAGCAGGCAGAAAGGGCATTGAAACAGTCTGAGGCGGAAAAGGCACTGATCCTGAACTCCTTGGATGAGACGATGATCTACCTCGATCTCGACTGCAGGACTATCTGGATCAACGATGCCGCCGCCCGCCAGCTGGAGACGACACGGGAGGAGATGCTTGGCCGGTGCTGTTATGATATTGTCTGGAAGAGGGAGGAGATGTGCCCCTGGTGCCGAATACCCCGCGTCATCGCGAGCGGAAAGCCGGCATCTGATACGGTGACTCTTGCAAACGGCCGCACACTCCAGATGACAACCTATCCGGTGCTCGATGGAAGGGGGAACCTGATCGGCTATCTTGAAAAGGGACTCGACATCACCGGGATCACAAAGACCCAGCGGACACTGGAAGAGTTCAATAAAAAACTCAATCTTCTCTCGTCCATCACGCGTCACGACATCCTGAACCAGGTCATGGCCCTGATGTTCTACGCGGACGAGATCGAAGCAGGAATACCGGCCGGATCGCCGGTGGCCGCACTGGTCGGGAAGGTCAAGGACGCGACGACGCACATCGAGCGCCAGATCGCATTTGCCAGGGACTACGAGGCACTCGGGGTACACGGGGGAGAATGGCAGAGTATATCCAAACTCCTGGAGCGTGCATCCCGGGTCATCCCGTCTGATATCCGGTATTCCTCATCTGTCAGCGACCTTGAGGTCTTTGCCGACCCGCTGCTTGAGAAGGTGTTCTACAATATCTTCGAGAACGCCCTGAGCCACGGGGGCCACGTCACCGCGATCACCGTCTCCTTTGTCGCGGGAGAATCCCCCGGGACGCTCGTCATCGAGGACGACGGTGTCGGCATCCCGGAAAAGGAAAAGGCACGGGTATTCCAGAAGGGTGTGGGTACAAAAACCGGGCTCGGCCTGTTTCTCTCAAAGGAGGTCCTCGGCATCACCGGGATAACCATAGCGGAGACGGGCAGGGAAGGGGAGGGTGCACGCTTTGAGATCAGGGTGCCCGGGGGGGCGTACCGGATTCACGGTGCATGA
- the putP gene encoding sodium/proline symporter PutP: MFSNGIEILGAFILYLGLMVVIGFVYYNKTNTVSDYILGNRGLNRYVAALSAEASDMSGWLLIGLPGLAYLSGMQAGWVALGLIIGTFLNWKFVAKRLRIYTQQANDSLTLPDFFRNRFNDRSGLISSIAAAFILIFFLIYTSAQFVASGKLFNTVFGIDYTVALLIGSLIVVSYTFTGGFKAVCLTDFIQGTLMLFALVMVPLFAVFLIGGPVTTVSGIEEINPALLDPFTDAQTGDPLTFVAIISMLAWALGYFGQPHILVRFMAIKRPEEIGEARSIAMVWVIISLCAAVAIGLIGRVFLSQPLVGPDAETVFMVMTSEVFFSFVAGIVLCGILAAIMSTASSQLLVSASAVSQDLYKSFFRKGASDRELIWVSRFSVLIVAVFAILLGLDPESSVFNIVSYAWAGFGAAFGPVLLMGLFWKRTTRQGALAGVIVGGLTVLIWKQFGFFGLYEIIPGFVLSLIAIYAVSMLTPEPEPEIISMFEQTEEEVRKVNN, translated from the coding sequence ATGTTCAGTAACGGCATAGAAATATTGGGCGCATTTATCCTTTACCTCGGCCTCATGGTTGTGATCGGCTTTGTCTATTACAACAAGACAAACACCGTCAGCGATTACATCCTCGGCAACCGGGGCCTGAACCGCTACGTCGCGGCACTCAGCGCAGAAGCATCGGATATGAGCGGGTGGTTGCTCATCGGTCTCCCCGGCCTTGCCTACCTCTCCGGCATGCAGGCAGGATGGGTGGCCCTCGGCCTTATCATCGGGACATTTCTGAACTGGAAATTCGTGGCGAAGCGTCTCAGGATATACACCCAGCAGGCCAACGATTCGCTCACCCTGCCCGACTTTTTCAGGAACCGGTTCAATGACAGGTCAGGCCTTATCAGCAGCATCGCAGCGGCATTCATCCTGATCTTCTTCCTGATCTACACCTCGGCGCAGTTCGTGGCCAGCGGGAAACTCTTCAACACAGTCTTCGGGATCGACTATACTGTCGCCCTTCTGATCGGGTCTCTGATCGTCGTCTCCTATACATTTACCGGCGGTTTCAAGGCCGTATGCCTGACCGATTTCATCCAGGGGACACTGATGCTCTTTGCCCTTGTGATGGTACCTCTCTTTGCGGTATTCCTCATTGGCGGCCCTGTCACCACGGTCAGCGGCATTGAGGAGATCAACCCGGCCCTGCTCGACCCCTTCACCGATGCACAAACAGGCGACCCCCTGACCTTTGTCGCGATCATCTCCATGCTCGCATGGGCCCTCGGCTATTTCGGCCAGCCGCATATCCTTGTCAGGTTCATGGCAATCAAAAGACCCGAGGAGATCGGGGAGGCCAGGTCGATTGCCATGGTCTGGGTCATCATCTCTCTCTGCGCCGCCGTTGCCATCGGGCTTATCGGCCGCGTCTTCTTAAGTCAGCCTCTGGTCGGCCCTGACGCGGAGACCGTCTTCATGGTGATGACCAGCGAGGTCTTCTTCTCCTTTGTCGCCGGGATCGTCCTCTGCGGTATCCTTGCGGCGATCATGAGCACGGCCTCGTCCCAGTTGCTGGTCAGTGCATCAGCGGTATCCCAGGACCTGTACAAATCATTCTTCAGAAAAGGTGCGAGTGACAGAGAACTGATCTGGGTCAGCCGTTTCTCCGTCCTTATTGTCGCCGTCTTCGCCATCCTTCTGGGCCTGGACCCGGAAAGCAGCGTCTTCAACATCGTCTCGTACGCCTGGGCAGGATTTGGCGCGGCGTTCGGGCCTGTCCTGCTGATGGGCCTCTTCTGGAAGAGGACGACACGCCAGGGCGCTCTCGCCGGTGTGATCGTCGGCGGACTGACTGTCCTCATCTGGAAACAGTTCGGTTTCTTCGGGCTCTATGAGATTATCCCGGGTTTTGTCCTCTCCCTCATCGCGATCTATGCCGTGAGCATGCTCACGCCGGAACCCGAGCCTGAAATCATCTCGATGTTCGAGCAGACCGAAGAAGAAGTACGGAAAGTGAACAACTAA
- a CDS encoding type II toxin-antitoxin system PemK/MazF family toxin encodes MGDYFVGDVVLAPIRIGNWSARKNRPVIVTGVCEGGTLRVCPVTSKEPVDAPFKPLDLLDFASGGLDLFDESYALVSQACTIRKTEVVGKKGRLTEESLAAILSLMPERSSPKRGRYR; translated from the coding sequence ATGGGAGACTACTTTGTCGGAGACGTCGTCCTTGCACCCATTCGGATAGGGAACTGGTCGGCCCGGAAGAACCGGCCTGTCATCGTCACCGGCGTCTGTGAGGGCGGTACCCTCCGCGTCTGTCCGGTGACCAGCAAAGAACCTGTCGACGCGCCCTTCAAACCGCTGGACCTCCTTGACTTTGCGAGCGGCGGCCTTGACCTCTTTGACGAAAGTTATGCGCTTGTCTCACAGGCCTGTACGATCCGGAAGACCGAGGTCGTCGGAAAGAAGGGACGGTTGACAGAGGAGTCGCTCGCCGCCATCCTCTCCCTGATGCCTGAGCGTTCCTCCCCGAAGAGGGGACGGTACAGGTGA